One stretch of Brevibacillus laterosporus DNA includes these proteins:
- a CDS encoding glycosyl transferase — translation MAKALYISMLGEGHVNPTLGLVTDLVKRGEQIVYYSSNHFQEKIEQTGAIFRPVDQRAQEILQEISNLINSQPVEFFLQFLHAMEMITDTIQNEITNETYDYLLYDAQTMVGTWIAHQCKLLSIATWTTFAFSNDPHENMTLTDSDDEKGKLERLATLQNFLQLEKIQERKKQLESKYKVPFPGFFLSNPGPVDLNIVFTSSYFQRNSEQFNDNYIFVGPSIPDSSHLGDFPIDELKGKQVIFISMGTIVNQQLELYQKCFTALKDVDGKVVLSIGKNTTMKELGDIPDNFIVRHYVPQIDVLRHTNVFISHCGMNSISESLYFEVPLVMLPIVNDQPMIAQRVKELGAGVLLDFENLSSEDIKQAVHEVLENPIYQEKAKKISQSFHKSGGRQRAADEVFKFTRTITKR, via the coding sequence ATGGCAAAGGCACTATACATCAGTATGTTGGGAGAAGGTCATGTAAATCCAACGTTAGGGCTAGTAACAGATTTAGTAAAGCGCGGGGAGCAGATCGTCTATTATTCGTCCAATCATTTTCAAGAGAAAATTGAACAAACAGGAGCTATATTTCGGCCTGTGGATCAAAGGGCGCAAGAAATACTTCAAGAAATTAGTAATCTGATTAATTCACAGCCGGTGGAGTTTTTCCTGCAATTTCTACATGCCATGGAAATGATAACGGATACCATACAAAACGAAATTACGAATGAGACATATGACTATCTCTTATACGATGCACAAACGATGGTAGGTACCTGGATTGCTCACCAATGTAAGTTATTATCCATTGCTACTTGGACTACATTTGCATTTTCAAATGATCCTCATGAAAATATGACACTAACAGACTCAGATGATGAAAAAGGGAAGCTAGAGAGGCTGGCTACGCTTCAAAATTTTTTACAATTGGAAAAAATACAAGAACGTAAAAAGCAATTAGAAAGCAAATATAAAGTTCCATTTCCGGGATTTTTTTTATCGAATCCTGGACCAGTTGATTTAAATATTGTGTTCACTTCTTCTTATTTCCAGAGAAATAGTGAGCAGTTTAATGACAACTATATTTTTGTAGGTCCTTCAATACCAGATAGCAGTCACCTTGGTGATTTTCCCATTGATGAGTTAAAAGGAAAACAAGTCATCTTCATCTCTATGGGAACGATCGTAAACCAACAGCTAGAGCTTTATCAAAAATGCTTTACGGCTTTAAAAGACGTAGATGGTAAGGTAGTACTTAGCATTGGAAAGAATACAACAATGAAAGAATTAGGGGATATACCAGATAACTTTATTGTGCGTCATTATGTTCCTCAAATAGATGTATTACGTCACACAAATGTGTTTATTAGCCATTGTGGTATGAATAGCATAAGTGAATCACTTTATTTTGAAGTACCGTTAGTTATGCTGCCCATTGTTAATGATCAACCTATGATAGCACAACGGGTGAAGGAGCTTGGAGCAGGGGTTTTGTTAGATTTTGAAAATCTATCATCAGAGGATATTAAACAAGCTGTTCACGAGGTTTTAGAAAATCCGATTTATCAGGAAAAGGCAAAAAAAATCAGTCAGTCATTTCATAAGTCTGGAGGGCGTCAAAGGGCAGCGGACGAAGTGTTCAAATTTACTCGTACCATAACAAAAAGGTAA
- a CDS encoding IS3 family transposase gives MYGYRRIQAELLRQFGCRVTHKKVLRIMQNLGLKAIIRRKRAYMTTYQAKVSDGRVADHLLKRDFTAQEPNQKWVTDVTQYRIGEERIYLSAIKDLCTHEIIAYHISTRNDNALVLETFRKAFEMQKDVTGLIVHSDQGSQYTSHAYHDMLPMVGAQISMSRRGNCLDNASIESFFSHLKTEALYPYDIRDLQDAQRRIENYIYFYNEERLQLKLNKLTPSEFRRQLAA, from the coding sequence ATATACGGATATCGTAGAATTCAAGCTGAACTGTTACGTCAATTTGGTTGTAGGGTTACTCATAAGAAAGTATTACGCATCATGCAGAATTTGGGACTCAAAGCCATCATTCGCCGTAAACGTGCCTATATGACTACCTATCAAGCAAAGGTATCGGATGGGCGTGTTGCAGATCATTTACTCAAACGTGATTTTACCGCTCAAGAGCCTAATCAAAAATGGGTAACTGACGTTACTCAATATCGAATCGGTGAGGAACGTATCTACCTTTCCGCAATCAAAGATTTATGCACGCATGAGATTATCGCTTATCACATCAGTACTCGAAATGACAATGCGCTTGTTCTAGAGACTTTTAGGAAAGCATTTGAAATGCAAAAAGACGTGACTGGTTTGATCGTTCACAGCGATCAAGGTTCCCAGTACACGTCCCACGCATACCACGACATGCTACCTATGGTTGGCGCCCAAATTAGCATGTCCCGACGGGGCAATTGCCTAGACAATGCCTCGATTGAAAGCTTCTTTTCTCATTTGAAAACCGAAGCCCTATATCCTTATGATATACGAGATCTTCAAGATGCTCAAAGGAGAATTGAAAATTACATTTATTTTTACAACGAAGAACGTCTTCAACTGAAGCTAAATAAACTGACGCCTAGTGAATTTAGGCGTCAGTTAGCGGCCTAA
- a CDS encoding NAD-dependent epimerase/dehydratase family protein has protein sequence MAKVLVTGCSGFIGSSLCHFLLREGYDVTGIDAYKANYERWIKERNLETLKQYSRFRFLEVDLATYPLKPFLHSFDYIFHLAAIPGVRTSWGKSFKEYTDNNILVTQLLLEAAQNSAIKKIVYASSSSVYGGMTGPADERQTPHPISPYGVTKLSAEHLCQLYAQNFQVPVISLRYFTVFGPRQRPDMAFHQFIYCILQERPIVIFGDGEQSRDFTFIDDVVVANFLAMQSEYVGEVFNIGGVSRLSINKVIRIAEKYTGKKAKFQHFPEQSGDPKHTWADITKAKNMLHYNPQFDLEKGIYLQIQDIKTLYNL, from the coding sequence ATGGCAAAAGTACTGGTAACCGGCTGCAGTGGGTTCATTGGTTCAAGCCTCTGTCACTTTCTTTTGCGTGAAGGGTATGATGTAACAGGAATTGATGCATACAAAGCTAACTACGAACGTTGGATAAAAGAGCGTAATTTAGAAACGCTTAAACAGTATAGCCGATTTCGGTTTTTGGAAGTTGATTTGGCTACGTACCCGCTTAAGCCGTTTCTTCACAGCTTCGACTATATTTTTCACTTGGCGGCTATTCCAGGCGTACGAACAAGCTGGGGAAAAAGCTTTAAAGAGTATACGGACAATAACATTCTAGTGACACAGCTATTGTTAGAAGCAGCTCAGAATTCTGCGATAAAAAAAATAGTGTATGCGTCTTCCTCCTCCGTGTATGGAGGGATGACAGGGCCAGCAGATGAGAGGCAAACCCCGCATCCGATCTCTCCTTATGGAGTAACTAAATTATCAGCCGAACACTTATGTCAATTATACGCACAAAATTTTCAAGTTCCTGTTATTTCACTTCGCTATTTTACTGTATTCGGACCGCGTCAACGTCCGGATATGGCTTTTCATCAATTTATTTATTGCATTCTGCAAGAACGTCCCATTGTAATTTTTGGCGATGGTGAGCAGTCTCGAGACTTTACGTTTATTGACGACGTTGTTGTCGCTAATTTTCTCGCTATGCAATCCGAATATGTGGGAGAAGTATTCAATATAGGGGGAGTTTCGCGATTAAGCATTAATAAAGTGATTCGCATCGCAGAAAAATACACAGGAAAAAAAGCGAAATTTCAGCACTTTCCGGAACAATCAGGAGATCCGAAACATACGTGGGCGGATATTACAAAAGCAAAGAATATGTTACATTACAATCCGCAATTTGACTTGGAGAAGGGAATCTATTTACAAATTCAAGATATCAAAACGCTGTACAATCTTTGA
- a CDS encoding YxeA family protein, which translates to MLDKGCDVQKNNWVGEKRERYSRSFRCLGIYEAEPDTEHKGKRYFYMLNGVDKSGNENTIKVGLSGKDGYQDCYLKVHVKGKYVYGFEEVQEKEVPKKAKEILKK; encoded by the coding sequence ATTCTGGACAAGGGTTGTGATGTTCAAAAGAATAACTGGGTGGGAGAGAAACGAGAACGTTATTCCCGTAGCTTTAGATGCTTGGGAATATACGAAGCAGAACCAGATACTGAACACAAGGGAAAGAGATATTTTTACATGTTAAACGGAGTTGATAAATCGGGTAATGAAAATACCATTAAAGTAGGGCTTTCTGGTAAAGATGGGTATCAAGATTGTTATTTAAAAGTTCATGTAAAAGGAAAGTATGTTTACGGATTTGAGGAAGTGCAAGAAAAAGAAGTTCCTAAAAAAGCTAAAGAAATACTAAAAAAATAA
- a CDS encoding glycosyltransferase family 1 protein, with protein MKVLMICTEKLPVPPIRGGAIQSYIAGVSPLLGKHHDVTILGITDPELPSKQKVDNITYVRVPGQLLDIYLKGVVSYLSENSFDLIHVFNRPRLIAPIRQVAPNARIILSMHNDMFLPEKIDPVEASTAIEQVERIVTVSNYVGRTIVDLYPQASDKVKTIYSGVDIKRYIPDASDTVIKEREELRRQFQLQSKKVILFVGRLSPKKGVDILVRSMNGLAAKHKNCALVLVGSKWYSDDEISDYVAYVRALAAHSPIPVINTGFVHADQVHKWFWTGDVFVCPSQWEEPLARVHYEAMAAGLPIITTARGGNPEVMINQQNGLIIDQPENPDAFTRALSTLLSNQNAMKKMGSKGRKLAIQHYDWGRVSSEILEVWNGEH; from the coding sequence ATGAAAGTATTAATGATTTGTACAGAAAAACTTCCTGTTCCGCCCATACGAGGGGGAGCCATTCAAAGCTATATTGCCGGGGTGTCCCCGCTACTTGGCAAGCATCATGATGTAACAATCCTCGGGATTACAGATCCCGAGCTTCCATCGAAACAAAAAGTAGACAACATCACTTATGTAAGGGTACCAGGCCAATTGCTTGATATTTATCTTAAAGGGGTTGTTTCTTATCTTAGCGAAAACTCCTTCGATCTAATTCATGTCTTTAATCGACCACGTCTTATCGCCCCAATACGTCAAGTAGCCCCAAACGCACGCATTATACTCAGCATGCATAATGATATGTTTTTACCGGAGAAGATTGATCCAGTTGAAGCTTCAACCGCTATCGAACAGGTGGAGCGTATCGTTACGGTAAGCAATTATGTGGGAAGGACGATCGTCGATCTTTATCCACAAGCGTCCGATAAGGTAAAAACGATATACTCTGGAGTAGATATAAAGCGCTATATTCCGGATGCATCTGATACAGTTATAAAAGAGCGAGAGGAACTGAGACGTCAATTCCAGCTTCAGTCCAAGAAAGTCATTCTTTTTGTAGGTCGTCTTTCACCGAAGAAGGGCGTGGATATTCTTGTACGCTCTATGAATGGCCTTGCTGCCAAACATAAAAACTGTGCTTTGGTTTTAGTCGGTAGTAAATGGTACAGCGATGATGAGATTAGTGACTATGTAGCATATGTCCGTGCACTTGCTGCCCATTCGCCTATTCCGGTAATCAACACTGGATTTGTTCATGCTGATCAAGTTCATAAGTGGTTCTGGACTGGAGATGTATTTGTCTGTCCTTCTCAGTGGGAAGAACCTTTGGCCCGTGTTCATTATGAAGCGATGGCAGCAGGATTGCCGATTATAACTACTGCGCGCGGCGGCAATCCGGAAGTAATGATTAATCAGCAAAATGGATTGATTATCGATCAACCCGAAAATCCGGACGCGTTTACGAGAGCGCTTTCCACTCTGCTCTCCAATCAGAATGCGATGAAAAAGATGGGAAGTAAGGGAAGGAAATTAGCCATTCAGCATTACGATTGGGGACGCGTATCGAGTGAAATACTGGAAGTCTGGAATGGGGAACACTAA
- a CDS encoding IS3 family transposase gives MKQKDKRCFFELIKELSKKLREMIMECHQEVKGIYGYPRIKVWLFRRYGLKVNHKRVYRIMRELGIQACIRKKRKFFGGKEKVVISENKLNRNFCASRPNEKWATDITYILFNGRRLYLSVIYDMYNNEVVAYKTSKRNDLRLVMDTVKLAIKKRDVNGVLLYSDQGYQYTSKQYNQFLQQYKIVASMSRKVTV, from the coding sequence GTGAAACAGAAAGATAAACGCTGTTTTTTCGAGCTTATTAAAGAATTGTCTAAAAAGTTAAGAGAAATGATCATGGAGTGTCATCAAGAGGTCAAAGGTATTTACGGGTATCCCCGAATAAAAGTGTGGCTATTTAGAAGGTACGGGCTAAAAGTCAATCATAAACGTGTGTATCGCATCATGAGGGAACTTGGGATACAAGCGTGCATCCGTAAAAAACGAAAATTCTTTGGAGGCAAAGAGAAGGTTGTCATCTCCGAAAACAAGCTGAATCGAAATTTTTGCGCCTCACGGCCAAATGAGAAATGGGCTACAGATATTACCTACATACTGTTTAATGGTCGCCGTCTGTATCTGTCTGTCATATACGACATGTATAACAACGAAGTTGTTGCCTACAAAACAAGCAAACGTAATGATTTACGGCTCGTAATGGATACCGTAAAATTGGCGATTAAAAAACGGGATGTAAACGGAGTCCTCCTATACAGTGATCAAGGATACCAGTACACCTCAAAGCAGTACAACCAGTTCCTTCAGCAATATAAAATCGTAGCAAGCATGTCTAGAAAGGTAACTGTTTAG
- a CDS encoding IS4/IS5 family transposase, with product MSSTNFFTPSIQKLYAADTLPHGYATLFHRIRILDSTTFQLPDIFASAYKGSGGSSHTAGVKIQLEYDLLSGQFLHVEAGPGKWRIYEHI from the coding sequence ATTTCTTCAACGAATTTTTTCACACCTTCTATTCAAAAGCTATACGCTGCCGATACATTACCTCATGGTTACGCGACTTTGTTTCATAGAATCCGCATACTAGACTCCACTACTTTTCAGCTTCCGGATATCTTTGCTTCTGCTTATAAAGGATCTGGGGGAAGTAGCCATACAGCCGGTGTTAAAATTCAGTTAGAATATGACCTTCTTAGTGGACAGTTCCTACACGTTGAAGCAGGACCAGGAAAATGGAGAATTTATGAACATATCTGA
- a CDS encoding XRE family transcriptional regulator, which yields MGFTYKPLWKMMIDKDMKKKDLREILGFHSITVAKMGRDEYVSMEVLDKLCNYFGVSIEEIIEHIPDKEE from the coding sequence ATGGGTTTTACCTACAAGCCACTATGGAAAATGATGATTGACAAAGATATGAAGAAAAAAGACCTAAGAGAGATCCTTGGCTTCCACTCAATAACTGTTGCTAAAATGGGCAGAGATGAATACGTATCAATGGAGGTGTTGGACAAACTTTGTAATTATTTTGGGGTTAGCATTGAGGAAATTATTGAGCATATACCCGACAAAGAGGAGTAA
- the hrcA gene encoding heat-inducible transcriptional repressor HrcA, with translation MLSERQKLILQAIIENYIHSAEPVGSRTISKRPEVTFSSATIRNEMSDLEELGYLEQPHTSAGRVPSTKGYRFYVDHMVEPNLLNNVDASIWKQMFADRILHFENAVEQTASVLSQLTNYTAVVLGPEIFEHRLKHLQIIPLSDTQAVAIIVTQTGRVENKRIDLPAGLSPSDMEKLVNVLNTKLQDTPLWQLRQRLYQEVSDELKRHVDHYEEMLKMISTAIEGDSSERLLLRGTTKFMEQPEFQDVEKVKEILELFERSDQMTHLFETNDKGLQIRIGHENHLDAMKNCSIVTTSYSFKGKPVGTIGILGPTRMEYGKVIAVLDFIALGLSQMLNAQIEGRSTEGQEDS, from the coding sequence ATGTTATCGGAGCGACAAAAGCTGATCTTGCAAGCGATTATTGAAAATTATATTCATTCGGCAGAACCTGTTGGCTCCAGAACCATTTCCAAACGACCGGAAGTTACCTTCAGTTCGGCTACAATTCGTAACGAAATGTCTGATTTGGAGGAGTTGGGTTATCTGGAACAGCCGCATACTTCTGCGGGACGTGTTCCTTCCACAAAAGGCTACCGCTTTTACGTGGATCACATGGTGGAACCCAATTTGCTGAATAATGTAGACGCGAGCATTTGGAAGCAAATGTTTGCCGATCGGATTTTGCATTTTGAAAATGCCGTGGAACAGACAGCTTCGGTTCTTTCCCAATTGACGAATTACACGGCAGTGGTACTTGGACCAGAAATCTTTGAACATCGCTTGAAACATCTGCAAATTATTCCATTGAGTGACACACAAGCTGTGGCGATTATTGTGACTCAAACAGGGCGTGTTGAAAATAAGCGTATTGATTTGCCAGCGGGTTTATCACCGAGCGATATGGAGAAATTGGTCAATGTTTTAAACACAAAACTGCAAGATACACCACTATGGCAACTGCGCCAACGCTTGTATCAGGAAGTATCCGATGAATTGAAACGCCATGTTGATCATTATGAAGAGATGTTGAAAATGATTAGTACTGCTATTGAGGGTGATTCATCTGAGCGCTTACTGTTACGGGGAACTACTAAGTTCATGGAGCAGCCCGAGTTTCAGGATGTGGAAAAAGTCAAAGAGATTTTGGAGTTATTTGAACGCAGTGATCAAATGACGCATCTGTTTGAAACCAATGATAAGGGATTACAGATACGCATCGGCCACGAAAACCATCTCGACGCTATGAAGAATTGTAGCATTGTAACCACCAGTTATTCCTTTAAAGGTAAACCCGTAGGTACAATTGGTATACTCGGACCTACGCGCATGGAGTATGGCAAAGTGATTGCTGTCCTGGATTTCATTGCTTTGGGATTGTCACAGATGTTAAATGCACAGATAGAAGGACGATCTACAGAAGGGCAAGAGGATTCATGA
- a CDS encoding toxin ETX — protein sequence MKKFASLILISVFLFSSTPFVHASSTDVQERLRDLARENEAGTLNEAWNTNFKPSDEQQFSYSPTEGIVFLTPPKNVIGERRISQYKVNNAWATLEGSPTEVSGTPLYVGKNVLDNSKGTMDQELLTPEFNYTYTESTSNTTTHGLKVGVKTTATMKFPIAQGSMEASTEYNFQDSSTDTTTKTVSYKSPSQKIKVPAGKTFRVLAYLNTGSISGEANLYANVGGIAWGVLPGYPNGGGVNIGAVLSKCQQKGWGDFRNFQPSGRDVIVKGQGTFKSNYGTDFILKIEDITDSKLRNNNGSGTVVQEIKVPLIRTEI from the coding sequence ATGAAAAAATTTGCAAGTTTAATTCTTATAAGTGTGTTCCTTTTTTCGAGTACGCCATTTGTTCATGCGTCATCCACAGATGTTCAAGAAAGATTACGGGACTTGGCAAGAGAAAATGAAGCTGGAACCCTTAATGAAGCATGGAATACTAACTTCAAACCCAGTGATGAACAACAATTCTCTTATAGTCCAACTGAAGGTATTGTTTTCTTAACACCACCTAAAAATGTTATTGGCGAAAGAAGAATTTCACAGTATAAAGTAAATAATGCATGGGCTACATTAGAAGGAAGTCCAACCGAAGTATCGGGGACACCTTTATATGTGGGAAAAAACGTATTAGATAACTCAAAAGGAACAATGGATCAAGAGCTGTTAACACCCGAGTTTAACTATACCTATACGGAAAGCACTTCAAATACAACAACTCATGGATTAAAAGTAGGAGTCAAAACCACTGCTACCATGAAATTCCCGATTGCTCAGGGTAGCATGGAAGCTTCTACTGAATATAACTTTCAAGATTCTTCCACTGATACTACAACTAAAACAGTATCATATAAAAGCCCATCACAAAAGATTAAAGTACCAGCAGGTAAAACCTTTAGAGTTTTAGCATACCTAAATACTGGATCTATTTCAGGTGAAGCTAACCTTTACGCAAATGTTGGGGGTATAGCTTGGGGGGTTTTACCAGGTTATCCCAATGGCGGAGGAGTAAATATAGGTGCTGTACTTAGCAAATGCCAACAAAAAGGATGGGGAGATTTCAGAAACTTTCAACCTAGTGGAAGAGATGTAATCGTTAAAGGCCAAGGTACTTTCAAATCTAATTATGGAACGGACTTCATTTTAAAAATTGAAGACATCACAGATTCAAAGTTACGAAACAATAACGGGAGTGGAACTGTCGTTCAAGAGATTAAAGTTCCACTAATTAGAACTGAAATATAG
- a CDS encoding CotS family spore coat protein, with protein MVDYIIKPWETTEQDLDNVPLEVEDLAKQVMTHYDMIVKSMTMITSKPDKGGAIWKIETDRGPRSLKILHRSPERSLFSIGAQEYLVEQGARVPKLIHAKSGENYVNAGGKLWIVAEWIESLIQESKIDLEGAQALCYGLGEFHRHSQGYVPPTGAANASRLHRYPQVYKKIITKIDWFRILAHAYSDMPASKTILSMVDVYEQQAREALAKLESSPYASLVAKGGPYWGIVHQDYGWSNGQQGPGGIWIIDLDGVAYDFPIRDLRKLITSTMDDMGVWDVKWMRGMIEAYEQANPIDPALYEILLIDMSLPNEFYKHVKEMVYSPTTFLNDELVDLLLRLEKSDATKWPALTELSNNWNFDGKDGGNK; from the coding sequence ATGGTAGATTACATCATTAAACCATGGGAAACGACTGAACAAGATCTAGATAATGTACCGCTGGAAGTTGAAGATCTAGCGAAACAGGTCATGACTCATTATGACATGATAGTAAAAAGCATGACGATGATTACCTCTAAGCCAGACAAAGGAGGTGCGATTTGGAAGATTGAAACGGACAGAGGGCCGCGTAGCTTGAAAATCTTGCATCGCTCCCCAGAACGAAGTCTTTTTAGTATTGGTGCACAAGAATATCTCGTTGAACAGGGTGCACGCGTTCCGAAATTGATACATGCTAAGAGTGGAGAAAACTATGTAAACGCCGGTGGGAAACTTTGGATTGTGGCAGAGTGGATTGAATCATTGATTCAAGAAAGTAAAATCGACTTGGAAGGAGCACAGGCGCTTTGTTATGGGCTCGGCGAATTTCATCGGCATTCACAGGGATACGTGCCACCTACTGGTGCTGCAAATGCTTCCCGTTTGCACCGTTACCCCCAGGTGTATAAGAAAATCATAACCAAAATAGATTGGTTTCGCATATTAGCTCATGCGTACTCCGATATGCCTGCCAGTAAGACAATTCTCTCTATGGTTGATGTATACGAACAGCAGGCACGTGAAGCATTAGCAAAATTGGAGAGTTCTCCTTATGCGAGCCTAGTGGCTAAAGGTGGACCTTATTGGGGAATTGTTCACCAGGATTACGGATGGTCAAACGGACAGCAAGGTCCCGGAGGAATTTGGATTATTGATTTGGACGGGGTTGCGTACGATTTTCCGATCCGTGACTTGCGCAAGTTGATTACAAGCACAATGGACGATATGGGCGTCTGGGATGTGAAGTGGATGCGAGGAATGATTGAAGCTTACGAGCAAGCGAACCCGATTGACCCCGCCCTATACGAGATACTTCTTATCGATATGTCATTACCGAATGAGTTCTATAAACATGTAAAAGAAATGGTCTACAGCCCAACTACCTTTCTTAATGATGAATTAGTTGATTTGCTGCTTCGATTAGAGAAATCAGATGCTACGAAGTGGCCTGCACTGACGGAGTTAAGTAATAACTGGAACTTTGATGGGAAAGACGGTGGGAACAAATGA
- a CDS encoding XRE family transcriptional regulator, whose product MKLQCRLRIILAERNMKQLDLLKQMDEPISHASLSQIVQGKNLPTLITAFQIAKALNMPIEEIWLEALD is encoded by the coding sequence TTGAAGCTACAGTGTCGTCTGCGCATTATTTTAGCTGAACGTAATATGAAACAACTTGATTTATTAAAACAGATGGACGAGCCTATCTCTCATGCTTCATTGAGTCAGATAGTTCAAGGAAAGAATCTTCCTACTCTAATAACCGCTTTTCAAATAGCAAAGGCTTTGAACATGCCAATAGAAGAAATCTGGTTAGAAGCTCTGGACTAA
- a CDS encoding oxygen-independent coproporphyrinogen III oxidase, with product MAPNTVYIHIPFCTNKCYYCDFNSFVTNNPQLVWDYLEALRREMTLTFQQNPPEKIKTIFVGGGTPTYLDQEQMALFLQMVNEHLAPYFSDDLEWTMEANPGTTDLEKLTLMRSSGVNRISFGVQSFQSDLLKRIGRIHDVDEVYQSVNNAVQAGFDNISIDLMFGLPDQTMEMFAQSLQKAMELPITHLSSYGLKVEENTLFHTLYQKDQLPLPTEDTELEMYLLLIETLEKHGMSMYEISNFAKPGKQSRHNKTYWLNQDYYGIGAGAHGYMNGRRHVNAGPLAVYTRMAMEGSPRVEEFEVTQKEAMEEQMILGLRLREGVDLETFANRFGQTVQDEFGEPLERELQKGMVEIVDQHVRLTSKGLPLGNEVFAAFLRV from the coding sequence ATGGCCCCGAATACTGTATATATCCATATCCCCTTTTGTACAAATAAATGCTATTACTGTGATTTCAATTCTTTTGTAACCAATAATCCCCAGCTGGTTTGGGATTACTTAGAAGCTTTACGCCGGGAAATGACGCTTACTTTCCAGCAAAATCCCCCTGAGAAGATCAAAACGATTTTTGTTGGAGGAGGTACTCCAACATATTTAGATCAGGAGCAGATGGCGCTATTTTTGCAGATGGTTAATGAGCACCTTGCTCCCTATTTTAGCGATGACCTAGAGTGGACCATGGAAGCAAATCCTGGTACCACTGATCTTGAAAAATTAACGCTGATGAGATCATCTGGAGTAAATCGAATTAGTTTTGGTGTGCAATCTTTCCAAAGTGATTTGTTAAAACGTATTGGTCGGATTCATGATGTGGATGAGGTTTATCAAAGTGTGAATAACGCGGTTCAAGCCGGATTTGACAATATCTCTATTGATTTAATGTTTGGTTTACCAGATCAGACGATGGAGATGTTTGCTCAAAGCTTGCAAAAAGCGATGGAGCTACCGATTACACATCTGTCCTCCTATGGTTTAAAAGTAGAGGAGAATACGCTTTTTCATACCTTGTATCAAAAAGATCAACTACCATTGCCTACAGAGGACACAGAGCTTGAGATGTATCTTCTTTTAATAGAAACACTGGAGAAGCATGGGATGTCCATGTATGAGATTAGTAATTTTGCCAAACCAGGTAAACAAAGCCGACATAATAAAACCTACTGGTTGAATCAAGATTATTATGGCATTGGAGCTGGAGCGCATGGATATATGAACGGTAGACGACATGTCAATGCAGGTCCACTTGCTGTCTACACACGCATGGCGATGGAAGGTTCTCCGCGTGTAGAGGAGTTTGAGGTAACACAAAAAGAAGCGATGGAAGAACAGATGATTCTGGGGTTACGTTTGCGTGAAGGAGTAGACTTAGAGACTTTTGCGAATCGCTTTGGTCAAACTGTGCAAGATGAGTTCGGGGAGCCATTAGAACGGGAATTGCAAAAAGGTATGGTAGAGATCGTGGATCAGCATGTACGACTTACGTCAAAAGGACTACCGCTTGGCAATGAAGTATTTGCTGCTTTTTTGCGAGTGTAG
- a CDS encoding XRE family transcriptional regulator, with translation MRSKLKEILGERGVKQRWLCERVGLSTSAMSQIVRGESLPTLPVAFRIAKGALFTSSSSNGFPWASCKKTEWGVEQPLLWEGSKWQRHYTSVCWEKVM, from the coding sequence ATGCGAAGTAAGTTGAAAGAGATATTGGGGGAGCGAGGGGTTAAGCAGAGATGGCTGTGTGAACGTGTAGGATTATCTACTTCTGCAATGAGCCAAATCGTACGTGGGGAAAGTTTACCTACTCTGCCAGTTGCATTTCGTATTGCAAAGGGTGCTTTATTCACAAGCAGCAGTTCTAACGGATTTCCGTGGGCATCCTGTAAAAAAACTGAATGGGGAGTAGAACAACCTTTATTATGGGAGGGAAGCAAATGGCAAAGGCACTATACATCAGTATGTTGGGAGAAGGTCATGTAA